GATGATGCTGTGAAAGCTGGTGCATCACAAATTAACGGTATTAGTTTTGTCGCTAGTGATGAGGCGATCGCCAGCGCCCAAAAACAAGCATTAAAAAAAGCTACCCAAGAAGCCCAACAGCAAGCTGATGCTGTGTTCGGCGCCTTAAGTCTCAAGCCCAAAGAAGTGGTGAGTATTCAAGTTAATGGTGCTACTGCTCCCCCACCACCACCAATGTTGTTGCGTGCTGAAGTAGCCAAGGTAAGAAGCGATAATGCTACCACCCCTGTAATAGGCGGTGAACAGCAGGTAGAAGCATCGGTGACGCTGCAAATTAGTTATTAGTCAAGAGTTCAAAGTCAAGGGTCAATCCAAAATCCAAAATCCAAAATCCAAAATTGGTTGACCCTTGACCTTTGAAATTAGAAATGTTCTGAGGAATAATCTGCTCCTGCGCCATCACCATCGCGTTTGGAACCTAATAATTCTAGTTGGTCTACACGGATAATGGGTGTAGAACGGTTTGCGCCAGTGGTGCGATCGCTCCATGTGTCAAACTTTAAAGAACCTTTGATGCCAATTAAGCTTCCTTTACGGACATAATTACCTGCTACCTCCGCTGTTTTGTCCCATAGTTCCAAAGTGAACCAATCAGGTTCATCTCGATTACGCGATCGGCGGTTGACTGCTAATGTTAACCGACATTTCACACTACCAGATTCAAAATATTTAATATCAGGGTCGCTGCCTACACGACCAACGAGGGTGACAACATTGATACTCATCTGCGCTACCTTCCAGTACAGGCGTACTCATTTATTTCCGACTTATATCATAGCCAATTGTGAAACTTCTGAAAATATGTTAAATCTTTAACAATATATTTTATTGAAATAATGATACAAATTACTCAGGACATCCTGACAAAACTCTACGGATGTACTGGGATACTCAAAGAATAACAAAAACGAGAGTCCTGAATTGTAGTAAAGATTGCGAAAAGTTATCTAAAAAATAGCGTGCTTTACTGGACTCAGGATAAAAAACGTAATAGAATCCAGCACGATTGACTTTTAGTGTTGTATTCAGAAAGTGTCGCAAATAGGGGGGGTAGAGAAGCGTGGGTCTTTTCAGTAAATGGAATTTTCGCTCATCGTGGGATATGGGTATCGACCTTGGTACCGCTAACACTCTCGTTTACGTATCTGGTAAAGGTATTGTACTCCAAGAACCTTCGGTAGTTGCCATAGATCAAAATGAAAAAATTGCTTTGGCAGTAGGAGAAGATGCCAAAAAAATGCTCGGACGCACACCAGGCAATGTTGTTGCCCTCCGCCCCTTGCGCGATGGTGTAATCGCTGATTTTGATACCGCCGAACTCATGCTGAAACACTTTATCCAGCGTGTCAACGAAGGCAGAACTGTAATTTCACCGCGAATTGTTATTGGGATTCCCAGTGGTGTCACAGGAGTAGAAAGACGGGCTGTGATGGATGCGGCTTCTCAAGCAGGGGCTAGAGAAGTTTTCTTGATTGATGAACCAGTCGCGGCGGCAATTGGTGCGGGTCTACCAGTGGCTGAACCGACTGGTAACATGATTATTGATATTGGTGGCGGTACAACTGAAGTGGCTGTATTGAGTCTCCAAGGTACGGTTATCAGTGAGTCGGTACGTATTGCCGGCGATGAACTGACTGAAGCGATCATCCAGTATATGAAGAAGGTTCATAACTTGGTGATTGGGGAAAGGACTGCTGAGGACATCAAGATCAAGATTGGCTCTGCCTATCCGACTAATGAGGATAGTGATGCCATGATGGAAGTCAGAGGCTTACATTTGCTTTCTGGTTTACCACGGACTGTCACCATCAAAGGACCTGAAATTCGTGAAAGTATGTTGGAACCGCTATCAGTAATTATCGAAGCAGTGAAGCGGACACTGGAACGCACACCTCCGGAATTGGCAGCAGATATTATTGACAGGGGCATTATGCTGGCTGGTGGTGGGGCTTTACTCAAAGGTATAGATACCTTAATTAGCCATGAAACGGGCATTGTCACACACATTGCGGCTGATCCTTTAAGCTGTGTGGTATTGGGAACTGGTCGTGTGTTAGAAAACTTCAAACAATTGGAACGGGTATTTAGCGGACGTTCTCGTCATATGTAACCAAAATATTTTAGGAAATATTGGTTTATATACTCTATCAAACCCAATATTTCCTAGGATTTTCAACCTCATATTTACTGAAGTTTTAGCCAGAGGGAAGAGGTGTAAATGTTTACCACACGTCGCAGGTGGGATCGCAGAGGCTTACAAATTGGGTTACTAGCGCTAGTCATAGGTAGTACCTGGATATTGAGACAGACTCAAGGGGCGCTGCTGCTGGAGGCATATCAAGCGATAACCCGTCCATTGCAAATGTTGCAAACTGGAACAAGTCCCGAAGAGCGTCTCCGGGATGCCCGATTATTAGAATTGCAAACGCGCATCCAAGATCTAGAAAGTCAAAATAAAAAGTTACAAAATTTATTAGGCTACATAGAAAAAGAACCAATCGCATCACGCCCAATTCAATCGCGGGTGGTGGGACGCAGCGCTGACAATTGGTGGCAGCAAATTACCCTCAATCGTGGTGCAAACTCAGGTATTCAGGAAGGCTACATAGTCAAAGCTGAAGGCGGTTTGGTGGGTCTGGTACAAAGTGTAACTCCTAATACTAGTCGTGTGTTACTCATTAGTGACCTCAAGAGTCAGGTGGGTGTAACAATTAGTCGCACAGCTGCAAAGGGTGTTTTGCGGGGAGATTCTTCAGCCGAAGCTGTACTGGAGTTTTATGAAAAAGTTCCTAATGTGAAGGTGGGAGATTTAGTTTCCACATCCACTTACAGTATGAAGTTTCCTTCAGGTTTGGCGGTAGGAAGAATCAAATCTTTGGATTTAAAGAAACTCCCAGCATCTGTAGCCAAAGTTGAACTATTCCCGCCGATTCGGTCCCTAGATTGGGTAAGTGTATACCCCAAACCAGAAAACCCAGAGACAGAAATTCCAACGCCGGCAAATCCACAGCCAGCAAAACAAGAGCCTAAAAAATTGAATTAGTTAGATTCCAGAAAATTGCTGAAAACGATGAAAATTCCGGCATTTGGTGGCAAAAGGCAAAAAAAGCCAAAATCGCCAGGGCGCAAATCCCAACTTCCAATTAAGCCTTTGGCTCGTTGGCATCCGCGCACACGTCAGCTGCTAAATTGGACAATAACAGTTGGGTCTGTATTGTTATGTTTGCTGTTGTTACCATCGCGCTTGCCAGGTATGGAATTATTGGGAATTGGACCCAACTGGCTGTTAATTTGGGTGGTTTCTTGGAGTGTGAAACGTAGCGTCTTTGCCGGCGCATTTGCTGGTATAGTTCTGGGGCTACTTCAAGATGCCATGACTTCACCTGACCCTACTCATGCCGTGAGTCTAGGGATAGTGGGAATGTTAACTAGTGTGATTCAGAAGCAGCGGTTTATCCAAGAAGATTTTATTTCTATTGCCTTAATTGTCTTTGTGATGGCAATTTTATCAGAAACTATTTTTGGGTTGCAATTGACTTTCACTGGCGATGGCTACGGCGGGCAAAGCATACGCAAATTTGAAGATATCTGGACATATTATCAGCGTGTGGCTCTGGCTTCTGCTATTCTCAGTAGTCTGTGGGCACCTGTGGTTTATTATCCCCTAAATCGTTGGTGGCAGCAGATAAAATTATTAGAACAATCTTAAGGATTTTACAGATAGGGTAGGGGCGCAAGGCCTTGCGCCCCTACAGCTTATCGATGTGTTGCAAAGATTTAATGGAATGGAATTGAAGATTCAAAATTGAAAATCTAAGAGAGCGTTTTTTAGAGGTTGTTTCAAACATCCTTTTATACCAATTTGAAAACAGAATGGGACAGATAGGGTAGGGGCGCAAGGCCTTGCGCCCCTACAGCTTATCGATGTGTTGCAAAGATTTTTTGAATTGGTCAGGACTTACGCTAGTAGTCTGTCAATTTTGTTTTGAGGGATTTTTGGTAGTGTGAGCGTCTCGCTCACGCGGGCAAGATGCCCGCACTACAGTCGATCATTTTTATCTTGACACAGTAGAGCGTCTC
The Gloeotrichia echinulata CP02 DNA segment above includes these coding regions:
- the mreC gene encoding rod shape-determining protein MreC; translation: MFTTRRRWDRRGLQIGLLALVIGSTWILRQTQGALLLEAYQAITRPLQMLQTGTSPEERLRDARLLELQTRIQDLESQNKKLQNLLGYIEKEPIASRPIQSRVVGRSADNWWQQITLNRGANSGIQEGYIVKAEGGLVGLVQSVTPNTSRVLLISDLKSQVGVTISRTAAKGVLRGDSSAEAVLEFYEKVPNVKVGDLVSTSTYSMKFPSGLAVGRIKSLDLKKLPASVAKVELFPPIRSLDWVSVYPKPENPETEIPTPANPQPAKQEPKKLN
- a CDS encoding rod shape-determining protein, translating into MGIDLGTANTLVYVSGKGIVLQEPSVVAIDQNEKIALAVGEDAKKMLGRTPGNVVALRPLRDGVIADFDTAELMLKHFIQRVNEGRTVISPRIVIGIPSGVTGVERRAVMDAASQAGAREVFLIDEPVAAAIGAGLPVAEPTGNMIIDIGGGTTEVAVLSLQGTVISESVRIAGDELTEAIIQYMKKVHNLVIGERTAEDIKIKIGSAYPTNEDSDAMMEVRGLHLLSGLPRTVTIKGPEIRESMLEPLSVIIEAVKRTLERTPPELAADIIDRGIMLAGGGALLKGIDTLISHETGIVTHIAADPLSCVVLGTGRVLENFKQLERVFSGRSRHM
- the mreD gene encoding rod shape-determining protein MreD; its protein translation is MKIPAFGGKRQKKPKSPGRKSQLPIKPLARWHPRTRQLLNWTITVGSVLLCLLLLPSRLPGMELLGIGPNWLLIWVVSWSVKRSVFAGAFAGIVLGLLQDAMTSPDPTHAVSLGIVGMLTSVIQKQRFIQEDFISIALIVFVMAILSETIFGLQLTFTGDGYGGQSIRKFEDIWTYYQRVALASAILSSLWAPVVYYPLNRWWQQIKLLEQS
- a CDS encoding single-stranded DNA-binding protein; translation: MSINVVTLVGRVGSDPDIKYFESGSVKCRLTLAVNRRSRNRDEPDWFTLELWDKTAEVAGNYVRKGSLIGIKGSLKFDTWSDRTTGANRSTPIIRVDQLELLGSKRDGDGAGADYSSEHF